The Flavobacterium psychrophilum genome includes a region encoding these proteins:
- a CDS encoding TonB-dependent receptor — MKKKYFAILVLTLLGADVYAQVKKDTVVTFDEVIINENRFSTPISKQNRNVYVIDSEAIKKLPGRTVQELLQYANGVDLRQRGPFGSQADISIDGGSFEQTVVLLNGTKIIDSQTAHNMLNLPIPVEVIERIEIIRGPAARIYGINSLTGAINIITKKPTTSGFLVNTYMGSNFEKDSEDTGDTFFGRGIQIGGVYSKEKHQHSLFASHDKSNGYRYNTAFENNKLFYQGNVQIDSLNEISGSFGYINNGFGANGFYAAPGDRNSSEIVQTTMASLQSKHFVSDRWTLMPRLSYRYNYDDYRYFGISNLNAGRSKHYTNSVAAEFNTSYKTNKGELGFGAEARSEDINSSNIGEHSRENVGISVQYRTNLTEKLNVNIGTYLNYNSDFKWQVYPGLDASYAITNTFKIIGNIGTSQRIPSFTDLYLNQRPGNIGNPDVTSENAFQSELGFKFTAQNFSFNANYFYRKISDFIDWTRMVDTEPFQSNNYGNLITNGINMRSNYSTNFSTDTRFTTNLAYSYLDSEFKDIQSDINSKYFISSLKHQVTNTVDLQYKNFTILFATRFNERASGPSYWINDFKVSQSINKVMIYFDAQNIFNTTYFEVGAIPLPSRWFSLGVKYVDL, encoded by the coding sequence ATGAAAAAAAAATATTTTGCTATTCTTGTTCTAACGCTTTTAGGTGCAGATGTATATGCGCAGGTAAAAAAGGACACTGTTGTAACTTTTGATGAGGTAATTATTAATGAAAACCGTTTCAGTACTCCTATTTCTAAACAAAACAGGAATGTTTATGTAATAGATAGTGAGGCGATAAAAAAATTACCGGGCAGGACGGTACAGGAATTATTGCAATATGCTAATGGGGTAGACCTTAGGCAAAGGGGGCCATTTGGCAGCCAGGCTGATATAAGCATAGACGGTGGAAGCTTTGAGCAAACCGTGGTTCTTTTAAACGGAACAAAGATTATTGATTCCCAGACAGCACACAATATGCTTAACCTGCCTATTCCGGTTGAAGTTATTGAGAGAATTGAAATAATCAGAGGCCCTGCAGCCAGAATTTACGGTATTAATAGCTTAACCGGTGCGATAAATATTATTACTAAGAAACCAACTACGTCAGGGTTTTTAGTAAATACATATATGGGGTCTAATTTTGAGAAAGATTCTGAAGATACAGGAGACACCTTTTTTGGTAGGGGAATTCAGATAGGCGGTGTTTATAGTAAAGAAAAGCACCAGCATTCGCTTTTTGCTTCACATGATAAAAGTAATGGCTACCGCTACAACACTGCGTTTGAAAACAATAAGCTTTTTTATCAGGGCAATGTTCAAATAGACAGTCTAAATGAAATTTCGGGATCATTTGGTTATATCAACAACGGATTTGGTGCTAACGGATTTTATGCTGCACCCGGTGACAGAAATTCAAGCGAAATCGTGCAAACTACAATGGCCTCACTACAATCTAAACACTTTGTGTCGGACAGATGGACGTTAATGCCGCGACTAAGCTACAGGTACAATTACGACGATTACCGCTACTTTGGTATTTCTAACCTAAATGCAGGTAGAAGTAAACACTATACAAATTCAGTGGCTGCCGAATTTAATACGTCTTATAAAACAAACAAAGGAGAACTTGGCTTTGGAGCTGAGGCGAGGAGTGAAGACATCAACTCTTCTAATATTGGGGAGCACAGCCGCGAGAATGTGGGTATTTCTGTGCAATACCGAACAAATCTTACCGAAAAGCTAAATGTAAATATTGGTACATACCTTAATTATAATTCAGACTTTAAATGGCAGGTTTATCCGGGGCTGGATGCCAGCTACGCAATAACCAATACATTCAAAATAATAGGAAACATAGGTACAAGCCAGCGTATACCGTCATTTACAGATTTGTATTTAAACCAGCGTCCGGGTAATATAGGTAATCCTGATGTTACTTCCGAGAATGCATTTCAGAGTGAATTAGGATTTAAATTTACCGCTCAGAATTTTAGCTTCAATGCAAATTATTTTTACAGAAAGATCAGCGATTTTATCGACTGGACAAGAATGGTTGATACCGAACCATTTCAAAGTAATAATTACGGAAACCTTATTACAAACGGTATCAATATGCGTTCAAACTACAGTACTAATTTTAGTACAGACACAAGGTTTACTACTAACCTAGCATATTCGTATTTAGATTCGGAGTTTAAAGACATACAATCCGATATAAATTCTAAATACTTTATATCTTCGTTAAAACATCAGGTAACAAATACAGTAGATTTACAGTATAAAAATTTCACTATTTTATTCGCTACGCGCTTTAATGAAAGAGCATCAGGCCCGTCATACTGGATTAATGACTTTAAAGTGAGCCAGTCAATAAATAAAGTGATGATCTACTTCGATGCACAAAATATATTCAACACAACTTATTTTGAAGTTGGTGCAATACCACTTCCATCAAGATGGTTTAGCTTAGGAGTTAAATATGTAGATTTATAA
- a CDS encoding GntR family transcriptional regulator — translation MDSPVQIPFKSFIQLKPEETTAIYLQIVFEFIKAIQTGLLPEGTKLPGTRILCKLLSVNRNTLIKAFEDLESQGWIEILPNKGTFILSQQKQDKKKVFTHLKSKESSKVSTGFTYKRSTILENPKDTSTLPYQFNDGMPDLRLVQTDVLARLYVSKLKRQKSTNTWEQIQAQSHLNFKMHFSNFLNLTRGLRIATSNLLTTSSHEISLYLVTKLLISPGDKVVVASPGYYISNMTLSDSGAQIISIPVDKDGINTKYLKQICEEQTIRILYLTSTYHYPTTTSLSAKRRLEVLELANQYRFVILEDDYDFDFHYDNNPVLPLAAFDTNERVVYIGSFGRSLPSGFGYGFIAAPSEFIKELEKHQNILEPGIDVIKEQVLTDWIKEGEVHRLSKKNKKIYKERRDYFVSLLNAKLKGKIKFKVPPRGLAIWVEWLGNFNLIKFQKECATNGLFLPKTILYQTKSLTATRLGFGHLDKTEMEEAISILSKSLTIVTQIN, via the coding sequence ATGGATAGTCCGGTTCAAATTCCCTTTAAAAGTTTTATCCAGCTTAAGCCGGAAGAAACAACAGCAATATACCTTCAAATTGTTTTTGAGTTTATTAAAGCCATACAAACAGGGCTACTTCCTGAAGGTACAAAGCTTCCCGGCACCCGTATATTGTGCAAATTATTGTCGGTTAACCGAAATACACTCATCAAAGCTTTCGAGGATTTAGAATCACAAGGCTGGATTGAAATTTTACCTAATAAAGGTACATTTATCTTATCCCAACAAAAGCAGGACAAAAAAAAAGTCTTTACTCACTTAAAAAGTAAAGAATCATCAAAAGTGAGTACCGGCTTCACGTACAAACGCTCGACAATACTCGAAAATCCAAAGGACACAAGTACCCTGCCCTATCAGTTTAATGATGGTATGCCGGATCTTAGGCTCGTTCAGACCGATGTTTTAGCAAGGCTATATGTTTCTAAACTAAAAAGACAAAAAAGCACAAATACGTGGGAACAGATCCAGGCACAGTCGCATTTAAATTTTAAAATGCATTTTTCCAATTTTCTGAACCTTACAAGGGGGTTGCGTATTGCTACATCAAATCTTCTTACGACCAGCAGCCATGAGATTAGCTTGTATCTGGTTACCAAACTGCTTATTAGCCCCGGTGACAAAGTAGTAGTTGCTTCTCCTGGCTATTATATATCCAACATGACATTATCTGATAGCGGGGCACAGATCATTTCTATACCCGTTGATAAAGATGGTATCAACACAAAATACCTCAAACAGATTTGCGAAGAGCAAACAATACGAATATTATATCTTACTTCTACTTATCATTATCCAACTACAACTTCCTTAAGTGCCAAAAGACGGCTTGAGGTACTTGAGTTGGCAAATCAGTACCGATTCGTAATTCTTGAAGATGATTATGATTTTGACTTTCACTATGACAACAACCCGGTGTTGCCACTCGCTGCGTTTGATACTAATGAAAGGGTTGTTTACATCGGGTCATTCGGTAGGTCGTTGCCTTCGGGTTTTGGATATGGTTTTATTGCAGCACCATCAGAATTTATTAAGGAACTCGAAAAACATCAGAATATACTTGAACCCGGAATAGATGTTATTAAAGAACAGGTTTTGACCGATTGGATCAAAGAGGGTGAAGTGCACCGTCTTTCTAAAAAAAATAAAAAGATCTATAAAGAGCGCAGGGACTATTTTGTCTCGCTTCTGAATGCAAAACTTAAAGGCAAAATTAAATTTAAAGTCCCACCCCGTGGATTAGCTATCTGGGTTGAATGGCTCGGCAACTTTAATTTAATAAAGTTTCAAAAAGAATGCGCTACAAATGGATTGTTCCTGCCAAAAACCATTTTATACCAAACAAAAAGCCTAACAGCCACACGCTTGGGGTTTGGCCATTTGGATAAAACCGAAATGGAAGAAGCAATATCAATTTTAAGCAAATCGCTTACTATCGTCACTCAAATAAATTAA
- a CDS encoding beta-xylosidase, with the protein MANKSTYQNPIFGGDYPDPSLLREGKDYYIVHSSFDYYPGLTIWNSQDLINWIPVTNALHKYVGDVWAPDLIKYKNRYYIYFPANNTNFVVSSDNIAGPWSEPVDLKIGNIDPGHVTDDNGNRYLYFSNGDYIGLSQDGLKTTGEVKHAYDGWPIPRDWSIECFCMEGPKLFKKGEYYYLTVAEGGTAGPATSHMVVSARSKTPFGPWENSPYNPVVRTKSSDERWWSKGHSTIFEDANGKWWMILHAYEKGFYNLGRQTLLQPVEWTKDGWYKIPEGIETDKPITKPKGKEVARFSQSDDFSGTELKPQWKFFNGVDNSRFKVANNSITIKGKGKGVGDSSPLVCVPSEHSYTADVEMDIEGDAVGGLVLFYNNTYFSGILADNENILANLRGWQFPTEKKVHKRHVYLRLKNINNNVDMYYSLNGKDWLKIENSAEVSSYNHNALSGFLGLRIALCSIGEGTVTFKNFKYTAL; encoded by the coding sequence ATGGCGAATAAATCGACATATCAAAATCCAATTTTCGGAGGTGACTACCCCGATCCAAGCCTGTTACGTGAGGGAAAAGACTATTATATAGTACATTCATCTTTTGATTACTACCCCGGTCTAACCATATGGAATTCCCAGGATCTGATAAACTGGATACCTGTTACTAATGCGTTACACAAATACGTCGGCGACGTCTGGGCTCCCGACCTGATTAAGTATAAAAACAGGTATTACATTTATTTTCCTGCAAATAATACCAATTTTGTTGTAAGTTCAGATAATATAGCGGGTCCGTGGAGTGAGCCGGTTGATTTGAAGATTGGTAATATTGACCCCGGACACGTAACTGATGACAACGGAAACCGCTATTTATATTTCAGTAATGGTGATTATATAGGATTATCTCAGGACGGATTAAAAACAACCGGTGAGGTAAAACATGCTTACGACGGATGGCCTATACCACGCGATTGGTCAATAGAATGTTTTTGTATGGAAGGCCCTAAACTTTTTAAGAAAGGCGAATATTATTATCTTACTGTTGCAGAAGGTGGAACTGCCGGACCCGCTACCAGCCATATGGTAGTTTCGGCTCGTTCCAAAACACCATTTGGACCTTGGGAAAATTCGCCATATAATCCTGTAGTAAGGACAAAGAGCAGCGATGAACGCTGGTGGTCTAAGGGACACAGTACTATTTTTGAAGATGCTAATGGTAAGTGGTGGATGATTTTACATGCTTACGAAAAAGGGTTTTATAATTTAGGGCGTCAAACCCTACTACAACCTGTAGAGTGGACTAAAGACGGATGGTATAAAATTCCGGAAGGTATTGAAACAGATAAACCTATTACCAAACCGAAGGGGAAGGAAGTTGCGCGTTTTTCGCAAAGTGATGACTTTTCGGGTACAGAACTTAAACCGCAATGGAAGTTCTTTAACGGCGTAGACAATTCGCGATTTAAAGTAGCAAATAATAGTATTACAATAAAAGGCAAGGGTAAAGGAGTAGGAGATAGCTCTCCACTGGTATGTGTACCTTCGGAGCATTCATACACAGCTGATGTGGAAATGGATATTGAAGGTGATGCTGTAGGTGGATTGGTTCTGTTTTACAATAACACTTACTTTTCCGGTATTTTAGCAGACAACGAAAATATTCTGGCTAACCTTAGGGGATGGCAGTTTCCTACAGAGAAAAAAGTGCACAAAAGACATGTATATCTTCGTCTTAAAAATATAAATAATAATGTAGATATGTACTACAGCCTTAATGGTAAAGACTGGCTTAAAATTGAGAATTCGGCAGAAGTTTCGTCATATAACCATAATGCACTAAGTGGATTTTTAGGCTTACGTATAGCGTTATGCTCTATAGGGGAAGGAACAGTTACTTTTAAAAACTTTAAGTATACCGCATTGTAA
- a CDS encoding glycoside hydrolase, translating into MSFSGVATAQTTNRTISIDYTKSSGKLNTMFKESVGAGRANEGLRADWQQQLAYVKKECDFKYIRMHGLLTDDMAVYTEDSKGNPEYNYQYVDVLFDYLLSIDIKPFVELGFMPNALASGNKTIFWWRGNVTPPKDYNKWEALIRNLTNHFTERYGAEEVKTWYFEVWNEPNLDGFWAGTQEEYFKLYAHAAKAVKSVNNDYKVGGPATAGAAWIPETLEFCKNNNVPIDFASTHSYGVNQGYLDEFGNSGTVLSKDPKAVSSDVIKSRKEIENSAFPNTELHYTEWSSSYTPADPIHDSYHQAAYILEKIKQVGKAANSMSYWVFTDIFEEPGPRYTPFHGGFGLLTIQGINKPAFYSYQFMNKLGDTELTNTDTHSWAAKNSKGDVQVLFWDCTYTDGGEGVNNQQYYIRDLPSKAKGKTTVSLTGLPKGKYRVELYKIGYKSNDAYTTYYEMGKPAQLSKQQVEKIKTSNDGKPFFSETATIKGDGRFSKELDMRENDVILVNLVRI; encoded by the coding sequence ATGTCGTTTTCAGGCGTAGCAACGGCGCAAACTACGAATCGCACCATATCAATTGATTACACCAAATCATCAGGCAAGCTCAACACAATGTTCAAAGAATCTGTTGGAGCCGGACGTGCAAATGAAGGCCTTCGCGCCGACTGGCAACAGCAATTAGCCTATGTGAAAAAGGAATGCGATTTTAAATACATCCGTATGCATGGCCTTTTAACTGATGATATGGCTGTTTATACAGAAGACAGTAAGGGTAATCCGGAGTACAATTACCAGTACGTAGATGTACTTTTTGATTACCTGCTAAGCATTGATATTAAACCATTTGTAGAACTTGGTTTTATGCCGAATGCGCTTGCCAGCGGCAATAAAACAATATTTTGGTGGAGAGGTAATGTTACACCTCCTAAAGACTATAACAAATGGGAAGCTTTAATTCGTAATCTTACAAACCATTTTACAGAGCGCTACGGTGCCGAAGAAGTAAAGACATGGTATTTTGAGGTTTGGAATGAACCAAACCTTGACGGTTTTTGGGCAGGCACACAGGAAGAATACTTTAAACTTTATGCGCACGCGGCGAAAGCAGTTAAAAGTGTCAATAACGACTATAAAGTGGGTGGCCCTGCTACGGCAGGCGCAGCATGGATTCCTGAAACATTAGAATTCTGTAAAAACAATAATGTACCCATCGATTTTGCCAGCACGCATTCTTACGGAGTAAATCAGGGGTATCTTGATGAATTTGGTAACTCGGGTACTGTGCTGAGTAAAGATCCTAAGGCGGTTAGCAGCGATGTAATTAAGTCCCGTAAAGAAATAGAAAACTCTGCTTTTCCAAATACAGAACTTCATTATACAGAGTGGAGTTCGTCGTACACGCCAGCCGACCCAATACACGATAGTTACCATCAGGCGGCATACATTCTGGAAAAAATAAAACAAGTGGGTAAAGCTGCCAACTCGATGTCGTATTGGGTATTCACCGATATTTTTGAAGAACCGGGACCAAGATATACGCCCTTTCATGGTGGTTTCGGGTTACTAACTATTCAGGGTATAAATAAACCGGCATTTTATTCGTACCAGTTTATGAATAAGTTGGGAGATACCGAACTTACCAATACAGATACTCACTCCTGGGCAGCGAAGAACAGTAAAGGCGATGTACAGGTGCTGTTTTGGGACTGCACATATACCGATGGTGGAGAAGGGGTAAACAATCAGCAGTATTATATTCGCGACCTGCCTTCTAAGGCAAAAGGCAAAACTACCGTTTCATTAACCGGATTGCCTAAAGGCAAATACCGTGTTGAGCTTTATAAAATAGGCTATAAGTCTAACGATGCATATACAACCTATTACGAAATGGGAAAGCCTGCACAGCTTTCTAAACAACAGGTAGAAAAAATAAAAACTTCAAATGATGGTAAACCTTTCTTTAGTGAAACGGCTACAATTAAGGGTGATGGCAGATTTTCTAAAGAATTAGATATGCGCGAGAATGATGTTATACTTGTAAACCTTGTAAGGATCTAA
- a CDS encoding PhnA protein, with product MKLEELLQKRSGNVCELSGTTDDLIVYEVPPAQNTGADGSILISTKCFNQIEKKEELDGAFWENFLLSSMWSEVPAVQVVSWRMLNRFRNESWASDALDMMYLEDNNLEWAKATGDHTGDGTIEFHKDSNGNILQNGDSVTLIKDLDVKGSTLNAKIGTAVRNIRLVHDNHEQIEGKIDGQLIVILTKYVKK from the coding sequence ATGAAATTAGAAGAATTACTTCAAAAGAGAAGCGGAAATGTATGTGAATTGAGTGGAACTACCGATGACCTGATTGTTTATGAAGTTCCGCCTGCTCAAAATACCGGGGCAGATGGATCTATTTTAATCAGTACAAAATGTTTTAATCAGATTGAAAAAAAGGAAGAGTTAGATGGGGCTTTTTGGGAGAATTTCCTTTTATCTTCTATGTGGAGCGAAGTTCCTGCTGTACAAGTGGTATCATGGCGTATGCTTAACCGCTTCCGTAATGAAAGCTGGGCATCTGACGCGTTGGATATGATGTATCTTGAGGATAACAACCTGGAGTGGGCAAAAGCAACAGGTGACCATACAGGAGACGGCACTATAGAATTCCATAAAGATAGTAATGGTAACATTCTTCAGAACGGTGACTCCGTTACATTAATAAAAGATCTTGATGTAAAAGGATCTACACTGAATGCGAAGATTGGTACCGCGGTTAGAAATATTCGTTTAGTGCATGATAACCACGAACAAATTGAAGGTAAAATTGACGGACAGTTAATAGTTATCCTGACTAAATATGTGAAAAAATAA
- a CDS encoding endonuclease, giving the protein MTIFIVSLSFLLLVFTIMSLIKNDYWTFRIFDYPRLQKFVVSVICFFLLIVFYDGANWLYALLLPLIGANIIYLAWLILPFTVFAKKHVRKVTVVKKDDQVCIMISNVYQENTNHKGCLDIIKKANPDIVLLLETDAKWENGTNDLDNSYPYSVKVALENTYGMLLYSKLELKDSFVKYMVEDDIPSIHTKVILKSGKEIQLYALHPTPPVPNENPRSTERDKELLLVADLAKTSDIPVIVVGDLNDVAWSYTTELFLKMSGLLDPRRGRGFFNSFHAHYPFLRFPLDHTFISTDFKLVGMKRLHNFDSDHFPIYIHVQYEAKASQQQESMEVDQEDKQLAEEKKAATT; this is encoded by the coding sequence ATGACTATTTTTATTGTATCGCTGTCTTTTTTACTTCTTGTTTTTACTATTATGTCACTAATCAAAAATGATTACTGGACATTTAGAATTTTCGATTATCCGAGACTTCAGAAGTTTGTAGTATCAGTTATTTGTTTTTTCCTGTTGATTGTATTTTATGATGGTGCTAACTGGCTGTATGCTTTGCTACTACCGCTAATTGGTGCCAACATAATTTATCTTGCATGGCTTATCTTACCCTTTACAGTCTTTGCAAAAAAGCATGTGCGGAAAGTTACAGTTGTAAAGAAAGACGATCAGGTTTGTATAATGATCTCTAACGTCTATCAGGAAAATACTAATCATAAAGGGTGTCTTGATATAATTAAGAAAGCCAATCCGGATATAGTTTTGTTATTAGAAACAGATGCAAAGTGGGAAAACGGAACTAACGATCTGGATAATTCTTATCCATATTCTGTAAAAGTAGCCTTAGAGAATACTTATGGTATGCTTTTGTATTCTAAACTGGAACTTAAAGATAGTTTTGTAAAGTATATGGTTGAAGACGATATTCCTTCAATTCACACTAAAGTTATTTTAAAGAGCGGAAAAGAAATACAATTGTATGCATTGCACCCTACGCCGCCGGTACCCAATGAAAATCCGCGTTCTACAGAAAGAGATAAAGAATTGTTGCTAGTGGCCGATCTTGCTAAGACCTCTGATATCCCTGTGATTGTCGTGGGAGATCTCAACGATGTGGCATGGAGCTATACAACAGAACTTTTCCTTAAAATGAGTGGGTTATTAGATCCGCGAAGGGGCAGAGGCTTTTTCAACTCTTTTCATGCGCATTATCCGTTTTTACGCTTTCCGCTGGATCATACTTTCATTTCTACCGATTTTAAACTTGTGGGAATGAAACGTCTTCACAACTTCGATTCAGATCATTTTCCAATATACATTCATGTTCAGTATGAAGCAAAAGCATCACAACAACAGGAATCTATGGAAGTAGATCAGGAAGATAAACAACTGGCTGAAGAGAAAAAGGCAGCTACTACATAA
- a CDS encoding tryptophan synthase alpha chain, whose protein sequence is MNRIKQLFEHKQQDIVSIYITAGFPKLNDTLSIVKGLDEAGVDMIEIGFPFSDPLADGPVIQQSSEQAIANGMTLKILFNQLKELRAITKLPIVLMGYLNPVLQFGETEFIEKCHETGIDGIIIPDMPLAYYQENLQQLCKEKDISNILLITPQTSQERIHEIDDNSDGFIYMVSSNSITGGTTGTVFQKEYLERTQNMKLNNNRLIGFGIHDNASFKNASNYGSGCIIGSAFINHIAKNGTSKESIKHFVDSIIK, encoded by the coding sequence ATGAATAGAATAAAACAATTATTTGAGCACAAGCAGCAGGATATAGTATCCATATATATAACAGCCGGTTTTCCTAAGCTTAACGATACGCTATCTATCGTGAAGGGACTTGATGAAGCAGGTGTTGATATGATAGAGATCGGGTTTCCGTTTTCAGATCCGCTGGCAGACGGGCCTGTAATTCAGCAAAGCAGTGAACAGGCTATTGCTAACGGTATGACCCTAAAGATTCTGTTTAATCAGTTAAAAGAACTAAGAGCTATAACAAAGTTACCCATAGTACTAATGGGTTACCTGAATCCTGTATTGCAATTTGGAGAAACCGAATTTATAGAAAAATGCCATGAAACAGGAATAGATGGTATTATAATACCCGATATGCCTTTAGCCTACTATCAGGAAAATTTGCAGCAGTTGTGTAAAGAAAAAGATATTTCAAACATATTACTTATAACCCCTCAAACATCGCAAGAAAGGATTCATGAAATTGATGATAATTCAGATGGGTTTATATATATGGTATCGTCAAATAGTATAACAGGAGGAACAACGGGAACGGTTTTTCAGAAAGAATATCTGGAGCGTACACAAAACATGAAACTTAACAACAACCGCCTTATTGGGTTTGGTATTCATGATAATGCAAGTTTTAAAAATGCTTCAAATTATGGTAGTGGCTGTATAATAGGCAGTGCGTTTATCAACCATATAGCGAAAAATGGAACATCAAAAGAAAGTATAAAACATTTTGTTGATAGTATTATAAAGTAA
- a CDS encoding tryptophan synthase subunit beta (catalyzes the formation of L-tryptophan from L-serine and 1-(indol-3-yl)glycerol 3-phosphate), whose translation MNTFSPDNNGFYGEFGGAFIPEMLYPNVQELQKNYKDIIASADFQEEFRTLLRDYVGRPTPLFYSKSLSAMFDTNIYLKREDLNHTGAHKINNTVGQILLAKRLNKKQIIAETGAGQHGVAVATTCALMNMDCTIYMGEIDIQRQGPNVEKMKLLGAKVVGVSSGSKTLKDATNEAIRQWINNPVDIHYIIGSVVGPHPYPDMVSIFQSVISEEIKYQLKDKTGSENPDYIIACLGGGSNAMGAFYHYIGDKKTKLIAVEAGGEGVYSGKTAATIALGKKGIIHGSKTYLIQTEDGQIVEPHSISAGLDYPGIGPAHSYLHDSGLAEVVNVTDSEALAAALNLSQKDGIIPALESAHALAYLHKMKFKKEDVVVVNLSGRGDKDMITYKKHLAL comes from the coding sequence ATGAACACATTTAGCCCCGATAATAATGGATTTTACGGTGAATTTGGCGGTGCCTTTATCCCCGAAATGCTATACCCGAATGTGCAGGAATTACAAAAAAACTATAAAGATATAATAGCTTCTGCAGATTTTCAGGAGGAATTCCGTACACTGTTACGCGATTATGTAGGCCGGCCTACGCCTTTGTTTTATTCAAAGAGCCTGTCGGCTATGTTTGATACGAACATCTATCTTAAAAGGGAAGATCTTAACCATACAGGAGCGCACAAGATAAACAACACAGTAGGACAGATCTTGCTGGCAAAGCGTTTGAATAAAAAACAGATTATTGCAGAAACTGGCGCAGGCCAGCATGGCGTGGCTGTGGCAACTACCTGTGCCCTTATGAATATGGACTGTACCATTTATATGGGCGAAATTGATATACAACGACAGGGACCGAATGTAGAAAAGATGAAACTCTTGGGTGCCAAAGTAGTTGGCGTTTCCAGCGGAAGCAAAACCCTTAAAGATGCTACAAACGAGGCCATAAGACAATGGATCAATAATCCTGTGGATATACATTATATAATAGGGTCGGTTGTAGGGCCGCATCCGTACCCCGATATGGTATCAATATTTCAGTCGGTAATATCCGAAGAGATAAAATATCAGTTAAAAGATAAAACAGGCAGCGAAAATCCGGACTATATTATTGCCTGTCTGGGTGGTGGCAGTAATGCTATGGGCGCATTTTATCATTACATAGGCGACAAAAAAACAAAACTTATTGCCGTTGAAGCAGGAGGAGAAGGCGTGTATTCCGGTAAGACTGCGGCAACTATTGCCTTAGGCAAAAAAGGAATTATTCATGGCAGTAAAACCTATTTAATACAAACAGAAGACGGACAAATAGTTGAACCTCATTCTATTTCAGCAGGGTTAGATTATCCGGGTATCGGTCCGGCGCACTCTTATCTGCACGATTCTGGGTTGGCAGAAGTAGTTAATGTTACCGATAGCGAGGCATTGGCAGCAGCGCTTAACCTATCACAAAAAGATGGTATTATCCCTGCGTTAGAATCGGCGCATGCTTTGGCGTACCTGCATAAAATGAAATTTAAAAAAGAAGATGTCGTAGTAGTGAATTTGTCGGGACGCGGAGACAAAGACATGATAACCTATAAAAAACATTTAGCACTATGA
- a CDS encoding indole-3-glycerol phosphate synthase, with the protein MKILDTIKQQKVLEVQQRMAAYPLNVLEQSPGFERECISLKKALTDVNSSGIIAEFKRKSPSKGNINIDADIEKVISGYIEAGVSGLSVLTDEHFFGARDNDFRSAKHISKIPMLRKDFIIDEYQIFEYKAMGADVILLIAKMLTPKTICDFTNVAHQLGMEVLLETHTEKEIVQNIDTTADLVGINNRNLNTFEVDIENSIRMAEMLPADCVKIAESGIESAAVIKQLKRSGFSGFLIGEYFMKNTDPGGKCNSLIKELSL; encoded by the coding sequence ATGAAAATATTAGACACCATTAAGCAACAAAAAGTACTTGAAGTGCAGCAGCGTATGGCAGCTTATCCATTAAATGTACTAGAGCAAAGTCCTGGTTTTGAGAGGGAATGCATCTCTTTAAAGAAAGCACTGACCGATGTAAATAGCAGTGGAATTATTGCTGAATTTAAGCGGAAATCGCCTTCAAAGGGAAATATTAATATCGATGCGGATATCGAGAAAGTAATATCTGGTTATATTGAAGCGGGAGTATCGGGATTGTCTGTTTTAACCGATGAACACTTTTTCGGTGCAAGAGACAATGATTTTAGATCAGCAAAGCATATCAGTAAAATTCCAATGTTGCGAAAAGATTTTATAATTGATGAATACCAAATTTTTGAGTATAAAGCTATGGGCGCAGATGTTATTTTACTAATCGCCAAAATGCTTACGCCTAAAACAATATGTGATTTTACAAATGTAGCTCATCAGTTGGGAATGGAAGTACTTCTGGAAACGCATACCGAAAAGGAAATAGTACAAAACATTGATACCACAGCCGATTTGGTGGGCATTAATAACCGCAACCTCAACACTTTTGAGGTAGATATTGAAAACAGTATTCGCATGGCCGAAATGCTTCCCGCGGACTGTGTGAAAATTGCAGAGAGTGGTATTGAATCGGCTGCTGTTATAAAGCAGCTTAAAAGAAGTGGTTTTTCGGGTTTTTTGATAGGCGAATATTTTATGAAGAATACAGATCCGGGAGGAAAATGCAACAGTTTAATCAAAGAACTAAGCTTATGA